One Heteronotia binoei isolate CCM8104 ecotype False Entrance Well chromosome 10, APGP_CSIRO_Hbin_v1, whole genome shotgun sequence genomic region harbors:
- the LOC132577928 gene encoding uncharacterized protein LOC132577928, with translation MMVASLRAGLPLVITANPTAGVMPKAAHEQRGRRTSYFLPFLFLLLARRSIGFPPATQQPTSSHSPAAPPGEQGSGSRSENEGTSLPPNALAGRHTASRLHTWEMERRKAGCCDFLFQPSQESAVWRAGGAVAPGLVRCYVQSTHAPSRGLQLLVLRSGAWRRFPPFAKDHLLPPPTLQSPLPAVCLGKGMAVVGISAKANEWCYMSWDRLESPTTGQDPTAHQTMNLLLQVVVKINYSMFLGEGDRLNIDYNPMCASLEVMPI, from the exons ATGATGGTAGCGAGTTTGCGAGCTGGCCTTCCTCTCGTTATTACGGCTAATCCAACAGCGGGCGTGATGCCTAAGGCTGCACACGAGCAGCGGGGCCGGCGGACGAGCTacttcctccccttcctgttcTTACTTCTGGCGCGGCGCTCGATCGGCTTCCCTCCTGCGACACAGCAGCCGACCTCGTCTCACTCTCCGGCTGCTCCCCCGGGGGAACAAGGCTCCGGCAGCAGGAGCGAGAACGAAGGTACCTCTCTGCCTCCAAACGCCCTGGCTGGGCGGCATACAGCCAGCCGGCTCCACACGTGGGAAATGGAGAGGAGAAAGGCCGGCTGCTGCGATTTCCTTTTCCAGCCGTCGCAGGAGAGTGCTGTCTGGCGGGCGGGGGGCGCTGTAGCTCCCGGGCTTGTTCGGTGTTACGTGCAGAGTACCCACGCCCCGAGCCGGGGTCTTCAACTGCTAGTCCTGCGCTCTGGGGCCTGGCGACGTTTTCCACCGTTTGCCAAAGACCATCTACTGCCGCCACCGACCCTTCAGTCTCCGTTGCCTGCGGTCTGCCTGGGGAAAG gaatggcTGTAGTTGGCATATCAGCTAAAGCTAATGAATGGTGCTATATGTCATGGGACAGACTTGAGTCTCCAACCACAGGCCAGGATCCAACTGCACACCAGACTATGAACCTGCTTCTACAGGTAgtagttaaaattaattacagtatgtttcttggggagggggacaggCTGAATATAGACTACAATCCTATGTGTGCTAGCCTGGAAGTAATGCCCATTTAA